The sequence below is a genomic window from Campylobacter concisus.
GATAGAAAAAAGTGGAAATACCAGACTTTGGTTTGGTTATAAAAGGAGCTAATGATGCAAATTTTTACTAAAGCAAAAGTTTATGATTTTATGCGTTTTAGATTTGCTTCACTAGCATTTTCTATATTTTTATTTGTTGGCTCTATCGTTTTACTTGCTACAAAAGGGTTAAACTATGGTATCGATTTCTCTGGCGGTACGCTTATTCAGCTCAAATACGACACCAAAGCGCCACTAGATAAAATCCGCGACGCTTTTGGCACAAATGAAGTGCTTAAAAACGCCTCTGTTACTGAGTTTGGAAGCGAAGATGAGGCTGTTATTAGATTTTCAGGCTCAAGCTCAAATTTAACTGGCGACATCGGTACTGAGATAAAGCAAATTTTAAAAGATACTGGAAATTTTGAAGTAAGACGTGTTGATATCGTTGGACCAAAGGTTGGTGATGAGCTTAGAGAAAAAGGCTTGATGGCTCTTGGAATTTCACTAATTGGCATATTAATCTACATCACATTTAGATTTGAGTGGCGTTTTGCGCTAGCTGCGATTGCAACTGAAATTCACGATATAGTTATAACTGTTGGTGCTATTTCGCTATTTAATATTGATGTAAATTTGGATACGCTAGCTGCCGTTTTAACGGTGCTTGGCTACTCTCTAAATGATACGATTATTATCTTTGATAGGATCAGAGAAGGCATTAAAGAGAGTAAGAGAACTGATATCGAGGGCGTTATCAATGAGTCAGTCTCAGCTACACTTTCAAGAACTATCTTAACTTCAGCAACTACGATGATGACAGTTCTTGTGCTATTTTTATTTGGTGGAGATATGATACATGGATTTTCATTTATTCTTATCGTTGGTATTGTCATAGGAACGATCAGTTCGATCTACATCTCTTCGCCGTTTCTTATCTGGTTTAAATTTAGCATCGAGCATTTTAGAAGTAGAGAGACTGAAAAACAAAAGATAAAAAAAGAGCGCGAAAAAGAGCGTGCCATGTTTGAGAAAGGCGTTGTGTAAGGAGGGATAATGAACTGGGGAAAAGTTATCTACATATTTTTTGCATTGATGAGTCTTACGACTACGGCAGAATTTTTATATGATAAAAACGAGATTGCACTCTTTGTGGCGGCTAGTATAAATTTGGTTTCAACGCTACTTAAGATC
It includes:
- the secF gene encoding protein translocase subunit SecF, producing the protein MQIFTKAKVYDFMRFRFASLAFSIFLFVGSIVLLATKGLNYGIDFSGGTLIQLKYDTKAPLDKIRDAFGTNEVLKNASVTEFGSEDEAVIRFSGSSSNLTGDIGTEIKQILKDTGNFEVRRVDIVGPKVGDELREKGLMALGISLIGILIYITFRFEWRFALAAIATEIHDIVITVGAISLFNIDVNLDTLAAVLTVLGYSLNDTIIIFDRIREGIKESKRTDIEGVINESVSATLSRTILTSATTMMTVLVLFLFGGDMIHGFSFILIVGIVIGTISSIYISSPFLIWFKFSIEHFRSRETEKQKIKKEREKERAMFEKGVV